Sequence from the Ostrinia nubilalis chromosome 26, ilOstNubi1.1, whole genome shotgun sequence genome:
agtccgaccccttcacagttcggctatcgtggcttctacATTCCTTTTTCATACTAATTGAACGATTAGCTGTTACAGTTTGTATGGGGAagagaatttattattttgatccCATATAAAATgtcgttcaatattttttatcagcATGTATCTTACCTAAAGTCTTCAAAAAGCTCCTCTCAGCTAAAACCCGGCAGTAGGTCTCTGGGTGGTTGAAGGGAGCGAGCATAgacaacacgtctttgttgtcTGTGGAGCATTCAACTGCTAGCGCCCCCTGGCCCACTGCGTACATCATCTCTGAACATGGCAGCACCTGGGGAGTTGTTTTAAGACGTTCTATATCAAGTTAGAATCAAGCCTTTACTTTACTATCCTATCTAGCGGATACCCTCCTACTGACTAGTATCGTTTTTTcgttaacagttggcaccactgacCACTGGCGATTGACATGACCctatgagggctatcgttttagcactcaccagttagcgccacagtagagtaaggtcctgtcacttgctagtagcgaagacagtggcaccaactggtgagcgctaaagtggtacgaggactatcgcatttgcactcatcaagatggcgccactgtagagtaaggtcctgtcaatcgccaggggtgccaactgttaagtataaaaacgatagccctcattgtacagtgagtgcaaatgcgatagttcTCCTACCGCTTCAGTGCTCACCAGTTGAACAACTGTCTTCGTGAATAGCAAGTGACTTTACAGTGGTGGCACAAACtgggtgagcgctaaaacgacaGCCCTCATTAAAATACGTTTTATTATCTGTCAAAACGCGACTTAATTAAAAAGCAATGGGGAATGCCGTCGCCAGTTTGCGAACTCAATATACTTTTAGAAGAAATAGAGATTTTTATCGCCGGGCATACGATTTCAAAGGAAACTTCTACGTAAAAGATGAAATTAGGATGTTACTTGTTTGTTATCAATCTATCTCATCGTGCATAGGCTCAGTTAAAACTTGAACATATACAGCGCAATTTCCTAGGCGATAAAGTGTATCACCATTGCGAAAAATCCACGCGGGAGAAATCTCAAGTATACTTATCAGAAAAAACATTGATAACACTATTTTTCAACAACTACTTATGTATTGGTTAGCGCCTTGACACTGTGCAAATCATCAAGTATCACGCGAGAATGTTAGACTTCCCCACGCACATCCGATGCGAGCCATTATGAATGTATCGGCGGGTGGTAGTTATTAACTCATTTATATTTGAAGGTAGGTATAAACTGCCGTGATTTTATTGACTTTTATCTATCTATTCCTATTGTTTGTATCTTATTTGATGCCTTTcagataataaataaagaatatgATATAAGTAATAGCTTTAAAAATCATTGCGATGTTTGATGTTTCATGATGGATATCATCATCAAAACAACTATGAATGTTAAGACACCACATCAGTCTCGAGCGATAGACAGTTAAATGGAGCCCTAAGTGGTCGCAagagaccgcggtaacaattgatatttattgtctctCGATTCGCTGGTACATGAAGGGATAAAGAGTGCCTTAGTTCTAAAAACGAGCACTGtttaatagggatgatgactgggtaatgaaatcgaaattctatttagtccgtcagacagataattagaaaatattagactcatattttttatttttttccataatcgaataattacagtattaaattgagttgaaatgtcgcgtgacgttacttttgagtaaaaattctactcaagcgtgacgtatcgcgccatttcaactcgatgtagcactgttattatttaataatgaaagaaaataaaaaatatgagtaatattttctaattatctgtctgacggacaaataatagAAATTTTGTCATGTAGCCTATTTATTAACCAAATCACTGTCTGCTAGACGCTATAGTGAGATCTGATATAAATGTTAGCTGGTTTTCGTAATTCGATCCATTTATCAATCCCTTCAAGCCACGCGAATCGAGACACATTACAAATCAATTGCTACGCTGTCTTATGCGACCGCTTGGGGTTTGATAGGTCTAAAATCGACATACTTACctgcttttatttatttcggcgaataaagaaaactaaaaaaaacacgACTTAGTCTTGTAAGTATCTGAACTGACCTTAGACACCCTATGCGCCCACCCCATCCTCTGCAATCCAGCGTGAGCCAGCAGCAACGCCGAGTACTGGCCATCGGCAGCGTCCAGCTTGTTCAACCTTGTGTTCAGGTTGCCTCGGACGTCCACCACTGACAAGTGAGGGTGGGAGCCGCGAAGTTGCGCCGTGCGGCGGAGAGACGATGTGCCTGgagatattatttaatatttactaatataaatacagtGTAAACTGTATATAACGACACTCAAGCAAGGGACTGGGCAATTTTCGACGTTATAAGAGTGGACATTAAATGGAGTGCCACGGTAAAGCAAAGTTTCGAGTCGACGTCGTTAGGAGTTTGCCGTTAAATTTCTTTGGCATCTGTCAAGCTCCTTTGGTCtcacaaaaaaacttaaatcttATGGAGAAAGGCTCATGCACTTCAAAATGCAAACACTAAATCAGCGAAGGGACTTGCTTGACCTGGTTTTTCTCCATAACATCATGAGAAGTAGGGTTGACAGCAGCCAACTCCTGAGTAAATTTAATCTTCGCGTACCACGCACGATCCCCCGCAAGCCGATCTCACCCTTTAGTGCCCCCCATCGCAAAACCGTCCTGGGTAGGAGCTCCACAATTCCTCGTCTATGCAAGTTATTGAATGAGCACAGTGTGGCGGTGGATTTATTCTTTGATAGCCGTCAACAGTTTAGAAAGGCAGTCATGGAGACTTTTGACATGTTTAAATGAGTTGTAAATTGTAATGATTAACagactttttattgttttcttttcttttccttTAAGTAATTAGCaaacattaaatattatgtaagcgGTGTTTACCTTAATATAGCTATACATTTACATTATTGAATTGTCAAAGTGTCTGTGCAAATATTGATGTAATACCTAGTTGATGGTGAAcctggtagcgcattttcttacataacttttcaattcctatcattggaggtccgaaaatatttctcatacaatttgatatcataatgatcattcttcataaaaaatttaaaacctacatatttaaaatcataatcattgatattcataatatcactaatcatacacttagtttttactaatatttgttttcatatatttttctatactaatgatcgaaactcataatcattcgaataaataactataatattcataaatgtgatgtacctatcctaatatttgttttcataaatttattactcataagtgtatttatccatattattgaaaatcatgatgtcaatattcgtattaaatcgtattttaacattaaattaatttgaaatggtccaaaacaggcaatattttgtgccacaaaactaacgtgacagaaacgaatcgctgcaaaaccgactccacgtagtcttgtctgccctacccctagagtgtaatttaaaagccggaggcgcggagggagggcagccctcgcccgctgtaacgaggctcaggcgcccgggcgagctggagcggctgaggctggtcgccgaggcgccgaaggcgccgatggcgatccaaaaagccgaagctgcggaagcaagcgtgggtgcctgagcctcgttacgcaagggcggaagggctgcacatcccgcagcgccggagacgaggagataccaatgcatgctgcatgctctgcatgcttatctactctattaaattatatatgatttttttaaagatacgagtatgtctgttataaagtaaattattctgaacaacaacattatgagttgaagtatgttcttagtaacaacattaattaaaacaatatgatcaatgaatgttatgaagaaaaaagatctgaaaataaaaattatgtattttaaatggttcttggtagtaacagtattgataaaaaaattatgattactaactgttatgagctccgatggtagtaataaaaatttatgaataaaaaaagtatgaaaaataaaattatgaagagagattattatgaacacaaatcggtagtaagacaaagaataggatttagaattttatgtgagccaatatagaaccggtgaacctaaataaataaataaataaatcgactGACGTTATAAGAGTTTACAGAATACAGTATATTTACGAAGGTAGGTAATCAACTGTTTTGTACTGCAAGCCAGCATAGATTTTGGTCTGTTGCGggttgtatttttttaacacgTGGCCAAGGCCCTGGAAACCTGCCCAGTCTtaaataaaatggtaaaaaaagtAATCACATTACACACGCCAATGTAATTACTTTTTCAGGGTGGGCCTTGGCCCCTGTTATGCCATGTCGCCGATGGAGACGCGTGCGATTATCATAGCACATGACCGAGTTCTGTCAACCAACATCTTAGGGTGAATACTAGACCATTCTAGGGTGGGCACGCCCCACCTAAGTTATGCCTGCTCCTAGTAATGTTCTAAATTCGTTACAATTTAGTAGATTTCAGCAATGTACTTCAAGTTAACGCCATAAATCAAAAGAATAATGATGAATGTAAGCGTTTAACTTTAATTTGATGGTAATTCTCCGCTTCCTTCGTTAATTACGTATGTAAAACtgaatatacataaatattaattggatTATATCGCATAATCTATAAATCATTGTAcagccagcgtcaaatagttcgtgactccCAAAGTGGCTAAAAAACACAACCAAAGACTGCTGTGAACTTAGTGGTTACTTTATGTGACCAACTATTTGACTCTGACTgtaatggcgcaagtacactatgccgAGACCTAATAGTGTGAATACCATCTCGGTTACTCTGTCCTTCTTTCACCTGTGCGTGTCGCTCATACTTCGGTGTGCGATCTAGCGCTTCGTCTCGGTCAATTTTCCgcagtgtacttgcgccataatACAGATAACCGCTTGACCTAGCGGAAGATACCGGGCCATGCAGCAAGCGGCGATTGCAGGTTCGAATCCCGCTTGGGGCAAATTTTAGGTGATAACCACCAACATTTATACCAGAACGTTACGTTTATTTGTTAGTCCTATAAACAATGTTAAAGCTTTACACACATAAGTTAAATACTTCACTTCACAATAATACAATCAAATTGTTAAGAATCTATTTAACGAACCCCTCAATGGACCCAGATTCGATTTCCGGTAGGGTCACATTTCTGACTAGCTGGAGATACGCCCCCAACAAATATCTGTTATCTGGTACCtcgttaaataataaaatcgacgatagccgaacggtgaaggtgtcgaactggccgactcgtgatcggaggaacgcgggttcaatccccgccgccgctcgactattatgCTGAACACAACATAAGCTTAATAAACTTATGTTGCCAACGTAACACAAGCAAgtttaccacgaggggttagcAGGATCATTggtaatctatactatctatactaatattataaatgcgaaagtaactctgtcagtcttgctttcacgtctaaaccactgaaccgattttgatgaaatttggcatagagatagtttgagtcccgggaaaggacataggctagtttttattccggtttttgaaacagggacgcgcgcgataaagtttttctgtgacagaaaaaaatccacgcgggcgaagccgtaaTACGCCGTACGTAGTTTGTAATTACTTGTCAAAAATATCTATTAGATTTAACGAACTTTGAAAGTTTAAAAGGTTCTCCTTTGCTTTTGTAGGTACACTAAACATAAGGTCCTTGTTAGTTTCTCTACCTCCAAATGCCAATGGAACAGCTAGATCCCCTCAAAAAGTACGAATAATTACAAAGGATCTTACCAATTACCGAGCCGGCGGGAAGCGTAGAGAGCGAGTGGTCCTTCACACTGTCCCGTAGCACTAGAGCGTCGCGCGGATCTTCTCTGAaagaaataacattattataaatatactGTATTTGCATAGAACTGTAAAAAAGTATGTTTGAAATCCTTGAATCATTCTCTTTTattctatctgcgatcagccatcagccTTTATCAGATTGGATTGAAttggtaataaataattcaGATACTTATTCACttaataatttcaatttaattccATTCATgttgcatttaattttatataggTTACTTTAGAGAGGAAATTGAGTCTTAATAAGACAGAGGGAATAAAATTCCCACCTTATTCTCAtgttttaaagtccaaaaataatgaaatttctCAACTTGAAGTAATGTTTATGGACGTAGCCGgcagacgtagtgtgggcaggcctcccaataggtggaccgacgatctggtgaaggtcacggaaggtgcctggatgcgggcggcgcaggaccgatctttgtggaaatccttggggaaggcctttgtccagtaaaggacgtcattcggctgaaacgacgacgacgaatgTTCATGGGTTAATTTGttgtagaataaaaataaaatctcttATCTACTATCTTTGTGGCATTACTCTTGTCATGAATCTGATAAACTGATTATCATATCAAGACGCACCTGTCATTATACGAGACCATTTTTTATGATTTGAATCAGAATACTTTAGTCTTATTATCTTTCAGTGTTTACTTAAAAATTCAAGCCTATTTAGTCAATGGTGTGATATAGATATAGTTTGGCTGAACGTTTTATAGGATTTATGAGCTACATAATCTTACTACATGAGTACAAGCATaatctatgttaagttgataaGTTGTTGGTGTGTGACAGACACTAGGCCTTTTCATGTcagagtaaaaatattaaattaaatgtcaGGGAGTTAAGTTGCATTATGGAAATCAATGAGGGAGACCTATGCTCAGGAAAAGCGCCCCGTGACTGAAATGGCGACAATGAATAAATTACGTACCTTTCAAATACTGCTCCAATGACCAGGCCATCTGGCAGTGATGTGGGTAAATCCTTTAGCGAATGAACCACAAAGTCTACCGTGTTGTTTCTGAGGGCATCCTCCAAGTCCTTGGTGAATAATGACTTCTCTCCAATCTTGGGCAGCGATACGTTTAGTATACGATCACCCAATGTTGTCATGGTcactaaaataaagttatatcattcaataagtacttaaaaaatatgtttaaagactaatgcccgttttaccatcaatccctaatttttacgTGACccatatggtaacacataacaggcaatTTGGtcccttaaaaattagggattgatggtgaaaatgggcataaatCTTAAATCTTAAAGACTTTCAATATTAAGTCagataattacttaaaattctTAATTTGATAAAAGTTGCATAttcacctacctacttatttaaaaacgATACAAGGTTTAATCATTATTCATGACAAGCTAATTAAGCTAATTTATGCTAATTAAGTGTATGTTTAAGTGTTAGATCAGACGTTGGAATGTTATTAcagtttaatttacattaaacaacatttttaaataagtgcTACTTACCGATCTTAAATTCCTTATCTGGATACACTTTTTTCAGAGTGTCTATGACATGATTCGTCTGAATTAAAGCCAACTAGAAGaaaacacataattttaaagcTTAGTTTAGTTTTAACAAGTAATATGTAGATAGgacttattgtttttaaataggTGAAGAACCTGAATAACTGTCTTGTGATGGATACGGATAGTTAAATCATATCATAAGtcaattttgtatattttatcaaGTTTAAGATATGTAAAATGTTGATTCATTCAATGAGTTAAATTGAAAAGAGATGATAAAAATACTTGCTCATTTCACAGATACTAACCTCACTTTTCCTCGACCCAACTCGTATAACATTATTTCCTTCATTTTCCATCGTAGTTTAAAATCTTCGTCACGTTTTattagtaatttaataaattctataaacttatagGTTATGTCATGTAATAAGGTTTTGATTGCTGAGCAAGTTTTCCCGGTAGAACCAATAACACAAAGCTCCAATATCTTGTCACTAGCACTGTAGTGGACAAGTATTATGCCCGTGATAATATAAATCTCCcaaatattaacttttatcCAACATTCCACATCACATCACAAAATGATACTGGAAATGAATGAATGACAATGAAGTTCATTGACAAATACTGCTGTCAAATTGACGTCTGTCAtacgtattttttaaatttttttgtgtaAAACTTGGGATTTATAAATTGTGTACCCCGGTTCACCTTGCGAAGATGCACATAAAGGATAGTTCCTTATGCGAATGTGGCTTAGACGAAGGCACAACTAATCACATTTTCTTCAACTGCCCAAAAGTAGGTTCCTCTTTATTCGATCTCCTTCCTGAAAGCGTCCCTCGCcctattaatattaaatgtatACTAAACTCTATGGACCCCCcgcttttaaaacttttatcaaaATTTATCCAATCCCGCAAAATTCGTTTGTAggtaatcaaaattatttttcctcTCCCAATCCTTTATCCTACCTACCCTTTTTTTTcccttacattttaatttctatattatgtattta
This genomic interval carries:
- the LOC135084627 gene encoding porphobilinogen deaminase, encoding MENEGNNVIRVGSRKSELALIQTNHVIDTLKKVYPDKEFKIVTMTTLGDRILNVSLPKIGEKSLFTKDLEDALRNNTVDFVVHSLKDLPTSLPDGLVIGAVFEREDPRDALVLRDSVKDHSLSTLPAGSVIGTSSLRRTAQLRGSHPHLSVVDVRGNLNTRLNKLDAADGQYSALLLAHAGLQRMGWAHRVSKVLPCSEMMYAVGQGALAVECSTDNKDVLSMLAPFNHPETYCRVLAERSFLKTLGGGCSAPVGVSTRLKPLDAEFKLTISGAVWSLDGATRIDHSLHHTFPQITKTAKHKLSPVDDNTSKRIKTESNPIEELNKRIDTQNANCEDTRTMEEIQALKDKIFCGLSENVNIPIEVIEKCDNLGIELANSLISKGALEVMKVTQDYIRSSVANKS